The following are from one region of the Chromobacterium phragmitis genome:
- a CDS encoding CBS domain-containing protein — protein sequence MATDYSPLPTLTLPRTTDLVRLDQRPHPPISMNSPALSAMTDLRLVNPIGIRGDAGLREAHQRMISHGIRLLFVHDHDGSLLGIVTAVDLLGERPIQCMKEHGKHHDDLQVSDVMTPRARLDALRLDDVASASVGQLVATMQQLGRQHALVVEVNPVNGHHELCGLFSTSHMARLLGRPLSFIRVPQALSEIQYSLLYTG from the coding sequence ATGGCTACAGATTATTCTCCCTTGCCCACTCTGACTCTGCCGCGCACCACCGACCTGGTGAGACTGGACCAGCGGCCGCATCCCCCGATAAGCATGAACAGCCCGGCGCTGAGCGCGATGACTGATCTGAGGCTGGTCAATCCGATAGGCATACGCGGCGACGCCGGTCTGCGCGAGGCTCACCAGCGCATGATCAGCCACGGCATCCGCCTGTTGTTCGTCCATGACCACGACGGCAGCCTGCTGGGCATCGTCACCGCCGTCGATCTGCTGGGCGAGCGGCCCATCCAGTGCATGAAGGAGCACGGCAAGCACCATGACGATCTCCAGGTGTCCGACGTGATGACGCCGCGCGCCCGGCTGGACGCGCTGCGGCTGGACGACGTGGCGTCGGCCAGCGTCGGCCAGCTGGTGGCCACCATGCAGCAGCTGGGCCGCCAGCACGCGCTGGTGGTGGAAGTGAACCCGGTCAACGGCCACCACGAGCTGTGCGGCCTGTTTTCCACCTCGCACATGGCGCGGCTGTTGGGCCGGCCTTTGTCTTTCATCCGCGTGCCGCAAGCCTTGTCCGAAATCCAGTACTCGCTGCTGTACACCGGCTGA
- a CDS encoding DUF1203 domain-containing protein, whose amino-acid sequence MTWRMETLDERFIAAARGRGVDALGQPARRLQARGGEPLRDGLRRARPGERLLLASYSPFRLIGPYREYGPVFLGAEPDLETLPSLDALLEASGGYLGDSMALRAYDAGQSMIEAAVLPRAELAACLARWTSRSDIAFAMLRYPAHGCYALRLNRDA is encoded by the coding sequence ATGACATGGCGGATGGAAACGCTGGACGAGCGATTCATCGCGGCCGCGCGCGGCCGGGGCGTCGATGCCCTGGGCCAGCCGGCGCGGCGTTTGCAGGCGCGGGGAGGCGAGCCGCTGCGGGACGGCTTGCGCCGCGCCCGTCCCGGGGAGCGCTTGCTGCTGGCGAGCTATAGCCCTTTCCGGCTGATCGGGCCGTATCGCGAATACGGGCCGGTGTTTCTCGGCGCCGAGCCGGACCTTGAGACCTTGCCGTCCCTGGACGCGCTGTTGGAGGCAAGCGGCGGCTATCTGGGCGACAGCATGGCGCTGCGCGCCTACGATGCCGGGCAGTCGATGATCGAGGCGGCGGTGCTGCCGCGGGCCGAGCTCGCCGCTTGCCTGGCGCGATGGACGTCGCGGAGCGACATCGCCTTCGCCATGCTGCGCTACCCCGCCCATGGCTGTTACGCGCTGCGCCTGAACCGGGATGCCTGA
- a CDS encoding methylated-DNA--[protein]-cysteine S-methyltransferase yields the protein MEAILPAAAESSRDYARVRDAIRYLVAHADAQPRLADLAGELHLSESRLQRLFTQWAGVSPKRFIQQLTCEAAKARLAAGEPLLPLSHELGLSGGGRLHDLFVTLEAMTPGEYQRGGAGLDIGWSVEATRFGPALLAQTARGVCALQFVADEAAGEAWLRGQWPNAALRWREGLGRALCRRLFDPLEAAGGPPLALRVQGSNFQIQVWRALLAVPYGGLIGYGQLAAGMGRPSAARAVGNAVGANPVAWLIPCHRVIRAAGALGGYRWGEERKLDLIGWECARLAGAERAAWTA from the coding sequence ATGGAAGCCATCCTGCCCGCGGCGGCGGAAAGCAGCCGCGATTACGCCCGCGTCCGCGACGCGATCCGCTATCTGGTCGCCCATGCCGACGCCCAGCCCAGGCTGGCCGATCTGGCCGGCGAGCTGCACCTGTCGGAATCGCGGCTGCAACGCTTGTTCACCCAGTGGGCCGGCGTCAGTCCCAAGCGCTTCATCCAGCAGCTGACCTGCGAGGCGGCCAAGGCGCGGCTGGCCGCTGGCGAGCCGCTGCTGCCGCTGTCGCATGAGCTGGGCTTGTCCGGAGGCGGCCGACTGCATGATCTCTTCGTCACGCTGGAGGCGATGACGCCGGGCGAATACCAGCGCGGCGGGGCCGGGCTGGACATCGGCTGGAGCGTGGAGGCCACCCGTTTCGGCCCGGCGCTGCTGGCGCAGACCGCGCGCGGCGTGTGCGCGCTGCAATTCGTCGCCGACGAAGCCGCCGGTGAGGCCTGGCTGCGCGGGCAATGGCCCAACGCCGCGCTGCGATGGCGGGAGGGACTGGGACGCGCGCTGTGCCGCCGGCTGTTCGATCCGCTGGAGGCCGCCGGCGGTCCGCCGCTGGCGCTCAGGGTGCAGGGCAGCAATTTCCAGATCCAGGTGTGGCGGGCATTGCTAGCCGTGCCGTACGGCGGACTGATAGGCTACGGCCAATTGGCCGCGGGCATGGGGCGGCCCAGCGCGGCGCGCGCGGTGGGCAACGCGGTGGGCGCCAATCCGGTGGCCTGGCTGATTCCCTGCCACCGCGTGATCCGCGCCGCGGGCGCGTTGGGCGGCTACCGCTGGGGCGAGGAGCGCAAGCTGGACCTGATAGGCTGGGAATGCGCCAGGCTGGCGGGCGCGGAGCGGGCGGCATGGACCGCCTGA
- a CDS encoding LysR family transcriptional regulator yields MASDLDTSLLRALAAVARHGSINRAAAALGRTQPALSLQLRKLEQHCGQLLLQRSTRGVTLTAAGKTLLPFAERIVSLAEQMLPEPASCAPQRCRVGLIEDVVSRHLPRVLADFAAVRPELKLEAKVAPGRELAAAYRQGELDMLIANPRLCGLEQPPAWSMECPLPWLSAGGAMPDGPELPLVLFAAPCSWRDAMLQALGLAGRPYRVVFESSSLLAVTAALEAGLGVGALLSDMAGDDLRPLPPDSLPALPPVPLALFRQPARDGDPALDTLSRLFFRELSRLPG; encoded by the coding sequence ATGGCCAGCGATCTAGACACCTCCCTGTTGCGCGCCTTGGCCGCGGTGGCCCGCCACGGCAGCATCAACCGCGCCGCCGCCGCGCTAGGCCGAACCCAGCCGGCGCTGAGCCTGCAATTGCGCAAGCTGGAGCAGCATTGCGGCCAGCTCCTGCTGCAACGCTCCACCCGCGGCGTGACGCTGACCGCCGCCGGCAAAACGCTGCTGCCTTTCGCCGAGCGCATCGTCAGCCTGGCCGAGCAAATGCTGCCCGAACCGGCCTCCTGCGCGCCGCAACGCTGCCGAGTGGGCCTGATCGAGGATGTGGTCAGCCGCCATTTGCCGCGGGTGCTGGCGGATTTCGCCGCCGTCCGTCCCGAGCTGAAGCTGGAGGCCAAAGTCGCGCCGGGGAGGGAACTGGCCGCCGCCTATCGCCAGGGGGAGCTGGACATGCTGATCGCCAATCCGAGGCTATGCGGGCTGGAACAGCCGCCGGCCTGGTCCATGGAATGCCCGCTGCCCTGGCTATCCGCCGGCGGCGCCATGCCAGACGGGCCGGAGCTGCCGCTGGTTCTGTTCGCCGCGCCTTGCAGCTGGCGCGACGCGATGCTGCAGGCGCTGGGTTTGGCCGGACGGCCTTATCGGGTGGTGTTCGAAAGCTCCAGCCTGCTGGCGGTGACCGCGGCGCTGGAAGCGGGGCTGGGCGTAGGCGCCCTCTTGTCGGACATGGCCGGCGACGACTTGCGCCCACTGCCGCCCGACAGCTTGCCGGCTTTGCCGCCCGTGCCGCTGGCGCTGTTCCGCCAGCCGGCGCGGGACGGCGACCCCGCGCTGGACACGCTGAGCCGGCTGTTCTTCCGCGAACTCAGCCGGCTGCCCGGCTAG
- a CDS encoding EamA family transporter, which yields MFFAAILLAVAGSVVYHLSIKQLPQDLNPFFSLAVSYGLALALALCLAGMWWLPGGQRDPSALGWSNLGVALGILGIEMGFLLAYRAGWNLGYAALSANVLSAALLLPIGYWLFRESLSPGRLAGLGLSLAGLWMMLRFR from the coding sequence ATGTTTTTCGCCGCGATATTGCTGGCTGTGGCCGGCTCCGTGGTTTACCACTTGTCGATCAAGCAACTGCCGCAGGATTTGAATCCCTTCTTTTCGCTGGCGGTCAGTTACGGCCTGGCGCTGGCGCTGGCGCTATGCCTGGCCGGCATGTGGTGGCTGCCGGGCGGGCAGCGCGATCCGTCGGCGCTGGGCTGGAGCAATCTGGGCGTGGCGCTGGGCATCCTGGGCATCGAGATGGGATTCTTGCTGGCTTATCGCGCTGGCTGGAACCTGGGGTACGCGGCGCTCAGCGCCAATGTGCTGAGCGCCGCGTTGTTGCTGCCGATAGGCTACTGGCTGTTCCGCGAGAGCCTGTCGCCGGGCCGGCTGGCCGGCTTGGGGCTCAGCCTGGCTGGCTTGTGGATGATGCTGCGCTTTCGTTGA